In Aedes albopictus strain Foshan unplaced genomic scaffold, AalbF5 HiC_scaffold_624, whole genome shotgun sequence, the DNA window ATCACGCCGATTTTCGTGAGCATATTGCTGCCCTACTGCGGATGGGTAATCGCTTTGCGCTGTAATTTTCAAGACCGCAATCTTTTTCTGGCACTCCTCCATTTGTCGTTGCAACTTCTGCAGTTCGTCGGTGTCTGATTCACTCCGCTTCTGTACATGGCGCATCATCTCTATTGGTGCACCGTAGCGTTCCGTTACAGCCAGGCCCTGGACCAGCTGTAGCCTCAAAGGATCTACTGGTTCTCTATCACTTTCCTCGAATGCTTTCTGCTCAGCGGTGCGACAAATCCATTCCTCTACGCGTTGAGTGCTTTCTCGACGAGTAACGCAACTCTTCAAGCTTCCGGAAACCGCCGTTACGGTTGCGTCCAGCAGCCGTTGTTGctcgtccaggaattttttctgCAAATCCAGTTCTAATCGCTTTTTCTCCAATTCCTGCCGTTCCTTTAAACGTGCCATACTTTCCGCAAGTTGAGATCCGCTTCGGTCGGAAAGTCCGCTTTTGAACGACAGGCTATCATCTTTCGTGCATTTGGAGCATACCCAGGCTCGATTGCTAATGGATGCCGTAACCTTGGCACACGAGAAGTGCCACCAGGTATCACAGGCATCGCACTGGACCATGTTGTCCGCATCGTCGGATCTGTCACAGGCGACACAGTTGCTTTCCGTAGCGGGTATCGCAAGGCTTGCTTTCCTCATTTGAATTGTTTGAAGTTTGTTGGATAAGTTCGAGTCATAAACGCCGGacacactgatttttgagagctttATTTGATTTGCTTCAAACCTGGAATTAGATAGCGTTGTTACAAAGtggttgtttttaaacataaagTTCGCTTACAATTCAGTGACCCGATTATTCGCGGGGCGTTTTCAGTGGCGATCCAACTAACCTAACCTTAATTCCCCTGCCAAGCAGAAATAAAAGATTACAAAATAAAACTAACATTTTCTTCTAGAAACTCACTGTTGGAATGTTCATCGGTACTATCAACGTCTAGTATTGAGTATAAATCAAATTTTTAGGAAAAACAATTACTTTTAGgaacaaattttagaaataaatCTGCCGAAATCAACTATCGCGTTGTTTTGTTTTCTGTGCGCTTTTCGATCTCATGTCTACTCTGTCCGTGTTGCCGGTTTTACAGCCACGGCAACAGAGACATATGCTGCTGGTCTACTCAAACAGGCTTTTCCTCATCTTAAAGCTTCATTAAGCGTAAGCAGATGAAGCTAgttaaagaaaaataaataaatatgaaaacggctacttaagtGACGGGTGGAATACAAGTAACCGGAAAATCTACAATAGTGTAattataactcaaaagtgatagaaattgaaaaaaaatctagctgGCAGGAGATTGTTTCTTGGCAGCAGAGATgcaatcctcctcagagcaaaataatgcctgatttacatggagcaagtgacttgattcaagtcaatggaaaatgcccaattgaatgcgaatagaacgtgtaaacaccagTGTTCATCTCAATTGAgaaactgacttgacttgaacgaaagttgagcatgttcaacttttttgttcaagtcaaacgaaatcatctcgcttgccccgtctgaacacttgcttcaactgagatgcatgcAAGTGGACACTCAAGTCAAGTCATTTGCTTGAACATGTTCGAGAAGTTTGCAACTCAGATGCTCGTTTCAATTACAGTCTAAaccgtctaaaccaggcataataGAACCAAAAAAAGTGCTTCACATTCCCGCACCCAAAGCTAAACCGCCTTCTCTCATTTCTTTCACCTTTCTGCTTGCAGCCTGTGACAACAATACATAATATGTGCGGatttttttgcataaaaaaagtgtgttttctcaAAATTGAGGCAATTCGAGCACCACgtttatgcaatttagtatctTAATTTATGTTTTATATAACTcaattggtatcataatggccaacttttccgaactggttcataatgcaactgaaatgagttgtataatgaaaaatagttacatAATGTtgttaatgcaactcatttgagttgcattatgaacattatgcaactcaaatgagttgtacaatgaaaaaaaccattgcataaaattgtgtatggaactcgttgcaaaactttttcagcactcttcgtatttatccaactcggcaagcctcgttgccgAACGGTATCGGTTCCCCAGaattaagaagaagaagcagataccaaaaattgtattacaTTTATCTACATAGATATTCAATTTTTAGTACTTCTTTCGCATTAACGCCGTGTTAGGATGCTTTTTGAAATGGTTTTCGAATGATCCTTTAACGTAGCTCTGCACAAAGTCGAGATCTTTTGCGTTTGCTTCGAGCAATCGGTTGGTCTGTGTTTGATCATGCCGCTTACAACGTTCTCGTTCCAGCGTCGCCGACTTGATTTGTTCCTTGAGCGTTTCGCGATACTTTTTCACAGCGGTTTGCATGCGTTGATCTGCCTCGATGCTTTTTTGTAGGTGATTTTCGTACAGTTGTCGCTCACGGGCTCCTTCTAATACTTTCTCCTCGTCCTGCTTCCGACGCAGCTCTTCCATTTCTGCTATTTGCATACGCTGTATTTCGTAGACACTCTGAAGCAAAAAAGAAGGATAAAAGTACTTCAAGCGACTattttatgcacattcttacATCTGCTAAGCCCCAgcgtttattcaaaattttgttaCAGTTTTCCTCGTCTTTTTTATCGTACTGTTGTCGCACATCATTTATAAGCTACAATTTAAAAAAGACATTATAGCATTTCAAACAACTAAAACTCAAAAATGCTACTTTATTCATTTTGGCTTCATCGACGGATCGTTGCTTTTCAACGTGCTTCGAATATTTATAATACTGATCAATTTGTTTCTTCAACGTTTGTTTCTCGGCATCACGTGTAGCTTTTTCGCGAGCTAATTCCTGTTCCATTCCTTCGTTCAATACTTTTACTATTTCTCGTTCTTGCTCGGCTCGTTTCTTTTGCAGCATTCTGTTTGTGGCCATTTGTTCTTTTAGTTTTTCGGCCAAGTCACCTTTCTTCATCTGAATCAATTTAGGATCTCTTCCGGGAAACGGCAGTGAGGTGCATCGTGCTTCCTGCAATTCGACCTTTTCCTTCTCAGAGCGGAGAGCGCGTTCTTTCATTTGGTCCTTGATATCAAGCAAGGTTTGGCATTCCATGGATTCGCGTTTACGTTTATCGTTCAGTTCACGGTCGAGCTATAAAAAAGAGTTTTAAGTATTTTTGATAAACTGCTATGCATATACCCATGATTATGATATACCTAATAGAATTAATAAACtaatagaggacgaatgtcgctgatgTTCCCTTCGTTCTCGTTGGCAAACATGCCAGGTAGGTATCAGAATGTCggctcaaattaggcaaggaatcataatacccacgctttttgcaccatttcactgcagaaacgtagaattgaccttctcaccatactaaaattcagctcattactacaaatctagtacttcaccgatctgtcctactaccattcaatttatggtgattttattattgaaatctctagtgccaaaATCTATGGCACGTATTGTAGTTCCCATACATACAGccttttcagcaggaaaatacgtaacTTCAAATTGGCAGATGattttgctctcctagctcaacggcgctctggtaTGCGGAGCAAGCTTGATGATCTTGctaatcgctcctcggcggcaggtctaaccatcaacgtcaacaacaccaaatcgttagatgtataCAAGgtaaacccttccagctttacggtcgCTGGGCAAGCCGTGGAGAATATTGAAAGCAGCAAGGTAAGTAATACTCCTTAGTTGAAAGCttctaatatcttggtagccaaatggcttccgatcgacataggtgcacggatcaagaagacgagggctgcttttgcgagttaagtaaatttatggaaaaacaaccagattagtcggcgCACCAAAATACGAATTTTccactcaaacgtgaaatctgtgctgctgtatgccaatgaaacttggtgtgtatcagtaggGAACACTTAACGGCTGTAGGTCTtcctcaatagatgcctgcggtatataattcgtgcatggtggcctcacaattggatccctAAGCTGGAGTTCCATCGTCaatgggcggaaacgaaatctgcacgcAAGCgtaagattggaacccagcaggacagcagcctcaacaacgaaataaaacTAGACGGCACAAATTTGGCCTCGCCACAAgccaacccgaataaaaaatacagtagaataaccgaacgttgtattgtaacagtactatttaaaaccatatttttacaatagacactactgtaaaaataaaaatacaaaaacaataaaatgtaatgtacagtaccatacagtaaattgtaaataagatttttacaatatactatacgggtggttaagtatcgtaacaatataaaaaaatatttttctccatatatatttttttgcaaaaccatacattatattgtaaatgaattgttataaatactgatacatgggttttaataaaccgtacattgtatggtacacatatggtttcaaacaataaaatgtaccgtaaatatattgtttttaactgtagtttcagtactggttatacatttaattaaatggttttggaatggttctcttttgttatgttgtgttggtttacattacataa includes these proteins:
- the LOC115261990 gene encoding uncharacterized protein LOC115261990, producing MRKASLAIPATESNCVACDRSDDADNMVQCDACDTWWHFSCAKVTASISNRAWVCSKCTKDDSLSFKSGLSDRSGSQLAESMARLKERQELEKKRLELDLQKKFLDEQQRLLDATVTAVSGSLKSCVTRRESTQRVEEWICRTAEQKAFEESDREPVDPLRLQLVQGLAVTERYGAPIEMMRHVQKRSESDTDELQKLQRQMEECQKKIAVLKITAQSDYPSAVGQQYAHENRRDHFVRDCDGTGQQRTDRTLFDCRTNDEQRQREHVDFATDGQQRYDRAPNEATVNRHQNNAHLDSTVQDQQPEIHSRRQFRDVSLQGPTPQQITARQSLARDLPTFSGDPSEWPIFISNYNYTTAINSRDSSITAWQSKNFVSILKQRMSTHISLTQHCYKSWLVSYLPVKS
- the LOC109427876 gene encoding cilia- and flagella-associated protein 53 isoform X1, which produces MATAVNRFRGPSSTISSRRTFATMNIFYPEINIKNEVQKLMVNADQAYEQHMQQKRKRLAALLQADEMQQQAELIEKLREQEAERLRAKENALLAIKQDKERQREEFIKNKMIQLKLNNCDEIRTLVQQKYHEEAKRCQLAQIEDKNKLKLAKLDEERMWKEVHLRNYKLQLDRELNDKRKRESMECQTLLDIKDQMKERALRSEKEKVELQEARCTSLPFPGRDPKLIQMKKGDLAEKLKEQMATNRMLQKKRAEQEREIVKVLNEGMEQELAREKATRDAEKQTLKKQIDQYYKYSKHVEKQRSVDEAKMNKLINDVRQQYDKKDEENCNKILNKRWGLADSVYEIQRMQIAEMEELRRKQDEEKVLEGARERQLYENHLQKSIEADQRMQTAVKKYRETLKEQIKSATLERERCKRHDQTQTNRLLEANAKDLDFVQSYVKGSFENHFKKHPNTALMRKKY
- the LOC109427876 gene encoding cilia- and flagella-associated protein 53 isoform X2 → MTADEMQQQAELIEKLREQEAERLRAKENALLAIKQDKERQREEFIKNKMIQLKLNNCDEIRTLVQQKYHEEAKRCQLAQIEDKNKLKLAKLDEERMWKEVHLRNYKLQLDRELNDKRKRESMECQTLLDIKDQMKERALRSEKEKVELQEARCTSLPFPGRDPKLIQMKKGDLAEKLKEQMATNRMLQKKRAEQEREIVKVLNEGMEQELAREKATRDAEKQTLKKQIDQYYKYSKHVEKQRSVDEAKMNKLINDVRQQYDKKDEENCNKILNKRWGLADSVYEIQRMQIAEMEELRRKQDEEKVLEGARERQLYENHLQKSIEADQRMQTAVKKYRETLKEQIKSATLERERCKRHDQTQTNRLLEANAKDLDFVQSYVKGSFENHFKKHPNTALMRKKY